Proteins from a single region of Streptomyces glaucescens:
- a CDS encoding TrmH family RNA methyltransferase — MPPASPELISPRSPRVSAARRLAKRNFRGKERLFLAEGPQAVREAAAYPDTLVELFATVEAAERYADIVGEARDTGARVHLASEQVIADISTTVTPQGLVGVCRFVDTPFEQILRARPKLVAVLAHVRDPGNAGTVLRCADAAGAEAVVLTDASVDLYNPKAVRASVGSLFHLPVAVGVPVEQAVAGLKDAGVRILAADGAGTDDLDDELDKGTMGGPTAWVFGNEAWGLPEETRSLADAVVRVPIHGRAESLNLATAAAVCLYASARAQRASGGCRTVTES, encoded by the coding sequence ATGCCCCCCGCCAGCCCCGAGCTGATCTCCCCCCGTTCCCCCCGCGTCTCCGCCGCCCGGCGGCTGGCCAAGCGGAACTTCCGGGGCAAGGAGCGGCTGTTCCTCGCGGAGGGCCCGCAGGCCGTACGGGAGGCGGCGGCGTACCCGGACACCCTCGTCGAACTGTTCGCCACCGTCGAGGCCGCGGAGCGGTACGCCGACATCGTCGGCGAGGCCCGGGACACCGGCGCCCGCGTCCACCTCGCCTCGGAGCAGGTGATCGCCGACATCTCCACCACCGTCACCCCGCAGGGCCTGGTCGGTGTCTGCCGCTTCGTGGACACGCCGTTCGAGCAGATCCTCCGGGCGCGGCCGAAACTCGTCGCCGTCCTCGCGCACGTCCGCGACCCCGGCAACGCCGGTACCGTGCTGCGCTGCGCCGACGCCGCGGGCGCCGAGGCGGTGGTGCTCACCGACGCCTCCGTCGACCTGTACAACCCGAAGGCCGTACGCGCCTCGGTGGGCTCCCTGTTCCATCTGCCCGTCGCCGTCGGCGTGCCCGTCGAACAGGCCGTCGCCGGCCTCAAGGACGCGGGGGTGCGGATCCTCGCCGCCGACGGGGCCGGCACCGACGACCTCGACGACGAGCTGGACAAGGGCACCATGGGCGGACCCACCGCCTGGGTCTTCGGCAACGAGGCCTGGGGCCTGCCCGAGGAGACCCGGTCCCTCGCGGACGCCGTGGTCCGCGTCCCCATCCACGGCCGCGCCGAGAGCCTGAACCTCGCGACCGCCGCCGCCGTATGTCTCTACGCGTCGGCCCGCGCGCAGCGCGCCTCCGGAGGGTGCCGAACCGTCACCGAGAGCTAG